The following DNA comes from Fundulus heteroclitus isolate FHET01 chromosome 1, MU-UCD_Fhet_4.1, whole genome shotgun sequence.
CGCTGTCAAAAATTAGATCAGGATGCGAAGACGGGATTCCATTTGATGGAAGAGGAATGAAAAGGGGCTGGCAGGAGACGGGTTAGAGAGCAGACTTCATCCATGAATGTCGCCTACGTTCATTTAGACGCAGAACCAAATATTGGTACCACTAGTGAAGATGTTAAAAACCCAcaaagctaaaataaataaatctgcttcTGTTGCAGCAGGCGTGTCTGGTGAAGCATTTCTATGAAGAGTTGGCCATAAGCTGTGAATCTTTGTTGAAAGAGCCAATTTGCAGTTTGCTGGTAGAAAACACGtgattttaatctaaaatgtttgTGGCTGCAAAGCTCAGccttggtctcatctgaccaaaacaGTTTTAGTTAAAGTCCTAAAGAAgcattacctgactccgccagatagatttgctccgcatatccatctggaaaccttccgttgaagtaattttgggaaggggcgaaaatactggttagctgattggcctatgttggtgatagacgggccaaatgaaccaatcagattcgtcgtcgctcgtaacagagcgacgacgaaaacacaaccacaagccaagctactcttgctgctgcaggtaaaggctcgttagctcagcaaagaaatactctgtaattccgataaaacttgctcgatagccacgctaacgctagtttcatcggctgaagccgccatgttctttagactgaactgtcgcgcttcccgttgcgtcacacctcaacccgcctcaaagccaacgctgattggacgttcgtttggtgaacggctccaaattttcttcaacggagagtagccagactgatctgcgagtgaaaccttgaaagctcgcgagatcaggatggtctcacgaggctaaaagAAGCAGGCCATGGATTATAACCTGGCGGTTCTTAGAAATGTACAAAGTCTTCATCTAATAAAAGCAGATTGTTAGAAAGACCAATGCTTGTGCCACTGGTGATTTcctttattgggatttattCACCATATACGACATGTACTCACATTTcgcttgttttttcccccctaagtGTTCAGCGTACGATTATGTCGCTGCCATAAAAGCTAAATTTAGCTTAAGGCTTTTTCTACATCCTTCCTAGTGTCCCAATAAAGGTATCCACACCTGTATGAAGGCAGGGCgtgctttagaaaaaaacagagtaatCTGAGATATAATCCTAATCATGGGAGGGGGTGGGGTGCTAATCACATTCACATTATTTCATTAGTCCATCATGTAGCAGGGAGCTAGCCGCCGCCATGAGGAGCAGGAGTGCAATATGAAGGACGTACGTTTCACTCAGAGACGTCTCAATGCCAGGGGAGGAGGACTTCTGGCCTTAATCACCACTTAGAATTGGTCTGCTaagaaataataagaaaaaaatcaacacctGTGAGATACATTGTTCTTGATAGTGAAAAGATAAAGACGACGTTAATATAAAGCGCAGCCTTAAGAGGAGAAGGTATTGAACGAGGCTTTCTAGTGACAGTGACCTTTCCTCCGCTGCAGTGAGGTGAAGAGCAGGACGGCTGAGCGTAGTGTTTACCGttagagaagcagcagctgatgGGGGCTGATTGTCAACTAAAGAGCGGGAGCAATTCAACGCACCGGACGTGTCGACTCAGCGCATTTCTACCCCTAACAGGAAGCTGAGGCCGGCCGTTAAGAAGCAGAGAGTCGTCGCTGTGGCACTGCAGCGTAAGGCGCTCACACACGTGCTGCTCAGAGCGACCACTGAATGCGTCTGATGCCCCGCCCCCGCCCCCCCGCCCGGTGTGTGAGCTCCAGTCTACAGCGTGATGACGGTGCCTTCCTCCTCCAGACTGCGCCTCTCCTTGGCTCTGTCCGGGGACGGCGTGGTGCAGCTGGTGTTGTTGAGCGAgccgctgctgccgctgccCCGCAGGGCCCCGTTGGCGTTTATGGAGAAGGCAGAGCCCGAGTTGGCGGCGGTGCGAAGGTTCAGGTGTGGTTCGTAGCGAGGCAGAGAGGGCATGCTGTAGTTAGAGGCGGCGTGTCGCATGCTCTCAGCCTCGCCCCCCACCTCGATCACCAGGTCCTCGTCGTCTTCGTCGCTCTCCAGCTCCCCGACGGGGAAGTTCTGGATGATGTGCGTGGGCCCGGCGGCGGCGGCCCCGTAGGGCGAGTAGCCGTGGTGGCTGGTGCCGCTGTCCGACGAGCGGCCCGAGCTGCCCGAGGCGCCCCCCCCGCCGCCTCCTCCGGGGCGGACCACGTTGTTGCGCTGGTTGGCGGGCTTGACGGTGATGATGAGGTTGTGGCTGTTGGCGATCATCATGTCCGTCACCTGGTCCAGGGACTTGGCCGCCACCTCGATGCCGTTTACCTCCAGCACCTCGTCGTTGACGGCCAGCAGCCCGGTGCTCTCGGCCAGCCCGCCGGGCACCAGGCGGGAGATGAAGATCCCCGGCACCTTCTCCAGGCCCTGCGGAGTGACCCGCACGCTGGAACCGTCCCGGATGTAGAAACCCAGCGGCTTCTCCTGGCCGTGCTTGTACAGACGGACGCGCCGGTGCGTCTCCGGAAGGATGTCCACGTCGATGATGGACGACACGGGGCGGAAGTCTTTTGGGAGGCTTATGATCACCGGGGGCTTTTTCTTGTTGGGGTCGGGCCGCAGAAGAACCGCCGACAGAACCGTGTTCTTCTTCCTGGTCAGAGAGTCCGTCCCGAAGGCCGAGTAATCCGCCTCCTCTGCAAAAACACAAGAGACAGGAAGTTAAGAGAAGTGGAGTAGAGGGGAGGAGGACAGGCGTGGAGCGTGACGCAGAAAAGGAAGCAGGAGGTTCTCCGCTCACACCTCCAGGTAGCCCCCCGTGGAGCCGCTGCTCAGCCCGACTTTCTGCTTCATCAGGCTGGATAACCATTACGCTCCCAGCCTGAGGCATTGCTGGAAGCATCCTGTGATCCTCTCAGCTTCCTTCAGGTCACGCTGATGCTAAACGCTACAGCCGCCAACACGCCGCCTGGCACAGCtccaacagcccccccccccccccccacatgcCTTGTAGGTGCATGTGGGGGGCTGAAAcgctgctttatttatttagcaggcATATGCTTGGCTTAGCAGATCGTTCACTTCAACTTTCTTCTCTAACTGCAATGACACGacgaaaagaaaaagaaaaccttcaaTCTCCTTTTAGATCCGACACGGTGGCTGTGAAGAGAAAGACTGTAAAAGTGAGGAGTTCTGACCAATAAAATCGGATCTTTTTCCATTCAGTGATTTAGGGCTGCAACGATTGGTCGACTGGGTGAAAGCTTTGCCAAAACCGCAGATCTAAAACGGACAAAACTCTGATCAGAGCACCTCTATGATTAACATGTAAACGTGGACGTGTGACTGAAACACCCACTTCCTCCTCAGACCTTCAATGCCTCTAATCCCTTGGCGGCACCAGAATGTTTTCTTTGCGTAGCTTAACAGTTGCTAGATGACAGACAGGAGCGAGAAACTTCTCACCGTTATCCTCCAAGTCTACGGCTTTACTGATTTAAGTTAACCTTCCTTACATGGTATCACCAGATTTGTCCAAGGTCAGAAAATTTAAGGATAGCTCAGCAGAGTCAGTGTTGAGCTATCCTTccatttgaaatgaaaatgaaccCATCACTAAATTACTACGGTCTATTTTCAGTTTCCATAACAGAAATCAACAGGCAACAACGTCTCATTTCTGTCTTCAGAGGATGGAAAGAGGACCGAAGCCCGACTGCAGCTCTGACAGGACCGGTTTACAGATCAAACACTCCTCTGGCTGTTTGGAGGAAGACGGGGAAACCAGAAGACATCCGTGATGACGGATGGTTTGGATTGGGATTAGCTGAACTTCTGATGAGCGTGAGTCGGTGTATTTTGCCTCTATGCAAACAACCTCCATATGCAGAAACCACCGCGAGCTGTGGCTTCACACTGGCTGCAGGGCGCAAAAACTTTCCTGGAGTCTCGCTTCCTTCTCCGCTAACTTTACGTCACAGCTGTCTGGTAAAGAACCGATGCCCGACAACGAGGTGTTAATGACTGAGCTGCAGCAGGCAGGAAAGATGCTCACAGACCCCCTCCCAGAAAGACGGAGGGGTTAGGAACGTGTGGCTGGTTAGGACGGAACATCTGAAGCAGGAACACTTTCAATGCTCCACAACAGGAGCTTTTCAGGGCAGAGAGGCCTACAGGGCAGCATGAGGAAAACATGCATGTCTAATAGTTAACCAGCAGGTAAGAAGCAGCTAAACATTAACGTCTCTGACTGCCAGTCTGTTGGTGAGCCGCTGCTATGTTCTCAGAAGACTTCAAAgtcccccccccacctctcCGCGCTGTGAAAATGGAGCCTGGGTAGCGTTTGCTCCCTCTCAGTGAGCGTCACCCTGCGAGTCAGAGCCGTCTTAGGAGGTATGCGCTCAGGTGGCTGCTGAAGCCTTCCAGCTCTCAGGTCCTGACAGGTACGTGCTGCGCCACTCCCCGTTCCGTCCCGAAACCACAACAAAGGATCGATTGTCCCGGCAAAGAGCGCCTGGCTCACGTTTCAGCTCCCATGAGGCATCGGTTTGGGGTTTTCACGCCTAATATCTGTAAAAAAGCCGCAACACGCGAGTGTCTTCAGTGTGGGCCGGCACGTAAAGGCCAAGCAGGATGCGAGCACAGAAAAGGGCCGACCCTTTGGAGCTGGAACACACAGACACGTCTTTGCTCCATGGCTGACAGGAGGCCTGCCCAGGCAGGGCAGTCATGCATGCCAGGGGGCTCAGCTCCACTCAGTCCACTCTCACCACACGTCTTTTCATCCGACCCATCCGTCCATAAGCAGCGCATCAGAGATCCAGACCTGCATCAGGTGATGCAGCCCAGGACCCAGGAATTTGGGCAGGTCTGACCGACACACTGCAGTGTCCAATAGCTGATGCCTTGGATGCACTGAGCAACCCGCTACCTGGAAAACTGCAGATATTTACCCTCCAGCTGGTTAGAGCACACCAGTGGAGCTCAGTCCAATTAGCTGAAGCTGGCAGCAaaggacaaaagtaatcagaataaaggctCCATTGGAATAAAAGTGCGTCacgtaaacaagccaatcggacTACCATGATCGGATCATCAGTGGACATGAACCAGCCCTCATTTAGGATTGCAATTTCATTCCAGTTGAGCTTAATTCAATCAGCATGCAAGTACTTGcctgtcaggatcaagttattctgaatgtggcaaaccgACCCGAGTGAGGATCTGCGGCCCGCGTAAACGGGAAGCAAACCTGTCAGATAAACCTTTGAGTTCAATACCTTAAAAGCTCAGTGTTgtcatttattcagtaacgCTTCAACCGTGATTAGAagctggtgcaagtccagcccGGACGCTCAGAAGACACATGAACTCgtataaaactgctttgtttgctggTTTGTGTTGTTCAGCAAACActgaagttcttcttctgtgctttttgttttaggggaatttgataactgcacatgtcagagtggCTCTATTCCCAATAAAGCCAGGcgcacataaacacacattagGATCGCATTAATTCAtggtgtgcccatataaacggtacaatctgattatttctTGTTTTCTAATCCGAGCACATCTCAATCTGGTCGTGAAatgttgtgcatgtaaacaccAGTAGTGATATGAAGTAAATGCTAGAATAAGCAGATCCATCACATACGTGTAGGAACTGGAAACCGTCTCAAATCAGTGAGTTTattcaaactaaaatcaataacattgTGGTTTACATATGAAAATCTGATTCCTGTATAATGTGGACTGGATGAAACGCCTTGGGAAggcttggtgctgctgaccatcAGTGCTCTCCCTGGCAGGGCGGTCTGAGGGCGCTGCTGTCCTGCTGAGGCGCAGCATAAAGGAGATTGCTGTTAGTCACTCTGTGCCTAGTAAACACTCCAAAGGTTGACTGTGGTGTGCTGCACCCAGCGTGTACAGCTATGTGGGATATTTGGCCAATGATTAACCTGTACAGTCACAGAACAACTATGGGGGACGATAAAATGCTTTCTTATCGTCCATCAGTGTTGTAGAGAGCAGGTCTACCTAGAAACTCTGCTCTGTTTAATATGCCATTTTACTATAGAGGCCAACCCAAACTAAGTCCCATCTCTGGTATCTTTCATTATCAGGGACACAATGACTTCTTGATTTCACGCAGCAACAACTTCTCCTTTCTAGCAGACAGCTTCCCATGTGTAAAACTAAAGGTTGCTTCTACAATCCCCACCATTACTAGTTCTCCTCACTGAACATTAACCCATGTAGCAGGAATACTTCCATTTACATTATCAAAGCACGCAGTTGGGATTGGCAAATTAAAAAATGAAGAACGGAGTGATTTTTTCatgggggcacagaacaaaagatttggGGAAAAACACTAAACGGGTCAGTTTGtcattgtttaatatattaagtgagccaaagAGCTAAccgtggctctggaactgcaggttgcagacccctgatcctGTCTCAACCAGCTGGAGCTAAACATGAAAcagcttcatttttaaattattggtaGAGTCAAACTGTAAAGGCAAAAAATACAATTGGTCCaggtgaccaatcagttatatTTTTATAGCCTATATCATTGtgagaaatgtatttaatatcctgtctttagtacaggggccaggaccagttctacaggggcacggGCTCCTGTTGgccccctgtctagaaccgcccctgggtaagttaattcaatgtaACAGCGAAGTTTATTTTTGGCGTCATGTTACAAACAGGGCAGTGGTCTAGAAACTACTCTGTCCTGCCGGCAGAACCGGCTAGTTTGTTCACCTCCCTCTCCCTCTGGTATGTGAGTACGAGGAGGGATACCAGCCGGCCTGTAGCACAGCAGCAAGACCGGCCGGGTCTCTTTCCTCAGCCTTATAGTCGCTTTTTAGAGCTCAAATAAGCGACTGCATGATGAAAAACGAGcccaaaaaaacttttgaaaaaaaaaaaaaacaagccgaCTTGGCAACAgcaccaaaaaccatttcacacgatgaccgtagctattagctatcAGCAGTGccttggtaccaaatacatggaggacatgttgactgTCACGTTTATGACTTCACTGGTTTTGTAGTAGTTAGAATGCGTTTAACAGCGAGGTTGTTTGTAATTCCTTTAGCGTGGTGCTTTAAAGAGTTTGCAGAGG
Coding sequences within:
- the pard6b gene encoding partitioning defective 6 homolog beta, producing MNKNHRVPSSRSLSAVEVKSKFGAEFRRFSLDRSKPGRFDEFYGLLQHVHRIPNVELLVAYADVHGDLLPINNDDNYLKAVKSANPLLRLFLQRKEEADYSAFGTDSLTRKKNTVLSAVLLRPDPNKKKPPVIISLPKDFRPVSSIIDVDILPETHRRVRLYKHGQEKPLGFYIRDGSSVRVTPQGLEKVPGIFISRLVPGGLAESTGLLAVNDEVLEVNGIEVAAKSLDQVTDMMIANSHNLIITVKPANQRNNVVRPGGGGGGGASGSSGRSSDSGTSHHGYSPYGAAAAGPTHIIQNFPVGELESDEDDEDLVIEVGGEAESMRHAASNYSMPSLPRYEPHLNLRTAANSGSAFSINANGALRGSGSSGSLNNTSCTTPSPDRAKERRSLEEEGTVITL